Proteins encoded by one window of Misgurnus anguillicaudatus chromosome 4, ASM2758022v2, whole genome shotgun sequence:
- the LOC141363684 gene encoding disks large homolog 2-like — protein MTEAELYSVYKGVFVPTHLHPPECLKYNEDFTFRPDDILIVTALPILNQFVSAVPTEAKLTKLEAHPTAHLELGHTEKVFPWAGTNDLSSCETILTKKLQNLELQMKGLHPSSVERSAPFLLTPPNPLQNLELMDPETDQQETISHHQTSKYLTDIKQEGEGDEEDVFVLELQRGSCGLGLALVDGQETPFKVNGIYIKSVMPESPAALSQRLRPGDRILAVNGLSLVGVDYQTGRELIQTSGDRPRLLVAKSDRNTREA, from the exons atgacagaggcagaATTGTACTCTGTATATAAAGGGGTGTTCGTCCCAACTCACTTGCACCCTCCTGAATGTCTAAAATACAACGAGGACTTTACTTTCCGCCCGGATGACATCCTTATCGTTACGGCGTTACCTATCCTAAATCAG TTCGTCTCCGCTGTACCAACAGAAGCCAAACTTACTAAACTGGAAGCTCATCCAACAGCTCATCTTGAACTTGGGCACACGGAGAAAGTTTTTCCTTGGGCTGGAACAAATGATTTGAGCTCTTGTGAAACTATTTTAACAAAGAAGCTTCAAAATCTCGAGTTACAGATGAAAGGGTTGCATCCCAGCAGTGTGGAGCGCTCGGCCCCATTTTTACTTACACCACCAAACCCACTGCAAAACCTTGAGCTGATGGATCCTGAAACAGACCAGCAGGAGACGATATCACACCATCAGACCTCCAAATACCTTACTGATATCAAACAAGAAG GTGAGGGTGATGAGGAAGATGTGTTTGTGCTGGAGTTGCAGAGAGGATCATGTGGTTTGGGTCTGGCATTGGTAGATGGACAG GAAACACCATTTAAAGTCAATGGAATATACATCAAATCCGTAATGCCGGAATCTCCTGCTGCTTTGTCCCAGCGGCTGAGACCAGGGGATCGTATTCTAGCAGTGAATGGACTCAGTCTGGTTGGGGTGGACTACCAAAC tggcagGGAGCTCATTCAGACATCAGGAGACAGACCCCGATTACTAGTTGCCAAATCTGACAGAAATACAAGAGAAGCATAA